In Rhineura floridana isolate rRhiFlo1 chromosome 1, rRhiFlo1.hap2, whole genome shotgun sequence, the following proteins share a genomic window:
- the MRPL15 gene encoding large ribosomal subunit protein uL15m isoform X2, with the protein MHGGGKSGRGHKGQRQRGTRPRLGFEGGQTPFYLVIPKYTYNDRHHLRRQYPPLSLKKLQYLIDLGRIDPTQPIDLTQLINARGVTVQPFKRHYGIQLVEEGADTFAAKINIEVQLASELTIAAVEKNGGVITTAFYDPRSLDVLCKPVPFFQRGQPIPKRMLPPEDLARYYTDPKSRGYLADPSKIPGARLELARKYGYVLPDITKDELFQMLSTRKDPRQIFFGLAPGWVVNMSEKKILKPMDEGLLKYYSS; encoded by the exons ATGCATGGAGGTGGAAAAAGTGGCCGAGGTCACAAAGGGCAAAGGCAGAGAGGAACCCGTCCTCGATTAGGCTTTGAGGGAGGCCAAACTCCATTTTATCTTGTTATACCAAAATATACCTACAATGACAGACACCA CCTCAGACGTCAGTATCCACCCCTCAGTCTCAAAAAGCTACAGTATCTGATTGACTTAGGTAGAATTGACCCCACACAGCCAATAGATCTAACACAGCTGATAAATGCTAGAGGTGTAACAGTACAGCCATTCAAAAGACATTATGGTATCCAACTTGTGGAGGAG GGTGCCGATActtttgcagcaaaaataaatatTGAAGTGCAGTTGGCATCGGAACTCACCATTGCAGCTGTTGAAAAAAATGGTGGTGTTATTACTACAGCCTTCTATGATCCAAGGAGTTTGG ATGTTCTTTGCAAGCCAGTGCCCTTTTTCCAACGTGGCCAGCCTATTCCAAAGAGAATGCTTCCTCCTGAAGATCTTGCTCGTTACTATACAGATCCTAAGAGCCGTGGCTACCTGGCTGATCCGTCAAAGATTCCAGGAGCGAGGCTGGAGCTTGCCAGGAAATACGGTTATGTCTTACCAGATATTACAAAAGATGAACTGTTCCAAATGCTGAGCACACGCAAGGACCCCAGACAAATTTTCTTTGGCCTTGCTCCAGGCTGGGTGGTAAACATGTCAGAAAAGAAAATTCTGAAACCTATGGACGAGGGCTTGCTAAAATACTACAGCTCATGA